Part of the Etheostoma cragini isolate CJK2018 chromosome 8, CSU_Ecrag_1.0, whole genome shotgun sequence genome, acacattttcctacATACCGATGACCTCCACGCCTTTCCTGCCATCTTTAACTAGCCAAGGTTGGTGCAGggtttctttaactgtcttcGTCTATGGGTGCACCCGGGTGCAGCACACAGctgcggcagcagcagcagcagcacgttTCCGTTCTAAACGACtttgatttttcaaaataaacccTTATTAAATAGGTTCCCACATTAGATAACGTCATGAATTATTTCGTAGTAGCAACGGCCAGTTATGCCATCTTTCAATTTCTTATATACGGGTAACATTGGACACTTTTACACCTGGTGCCAACTGCCACGTTATAGACAGGATTCCCTTTGCTTTTACTCTGAAAGTCTTCCGTTATTGACCTTGTCACTGACATTTAGGGAAGTGACGTGGCCTCGAGTAATACTgtaatgtatatattatatttaataatatagtCTATACCACacaatgaaaaaactaaattaatgcAAATACCAAAGGAAAAAGAAGGTTATATGTGATCATAAACGGGCTAACGATACATGGTTGGTCCGAAGTATGAACGGACCTGTATACAGACAGGGGATGGATAACGACAAGCGCCGACAGTTGTGTAGGAACACCAGCAAGAGGCGCCAGTGGACTGCGTCTAAGAGACCATATCACATCACATCATATAATCACTGTAATGTCCACAAGTTGATCTTACACATAATAAACTTTATGGTATAAAACAAGTAGAAACAGCTGAAGCAATTGTTCAATCACTTTTTTGTGTTCAAAAGTTCAGTTTACAAAGAAAGCATACAGCACACATTAACTCCCCAAATTATCCAGCAAtgcaaaatggaaaaacactcTTAAATTACTTAAAATCTATAGAAATTCTTAAGCAGCATATAGCTCTCAGCATAAATGCAGGCTACAACATGGTACAAAATGCACACTGTGCAAGTAAAGATATCTTTGAACCAAACTAAAGGGTTGTCAGTATGGATAAAGGTTTTCAAATCACTTCCATGTATTGTCCAATACTCAATGCATAGGATGAGATATAGTTTCAACAAATTCTTCACACTGCAACACAAAGCATGTGTGGCTGGAAATGATACAGTTCAAGCATTTGGATACAGCTTAGTATAACCTAAAGTACATTAGCCATGGTAAATCTAACAACAAAAACTCAGCCCAACTCAAATAGCATACTGCTTTGGCTGCTTCTTCAGGCTCATAGATCGCTCAGTTTGCGAAATTATGTGAGTGGCCCTGTTGTTGAGGAGCCTGCACTCATGCAGTacatctgtaaaaaaagaaatgcagggCAATGATTATATAGgataccacactgtaaacttTACTGGTTACTGTAGAGTAAATGATCACTTTAGTAAGAGTAAAAGAACCTCTTACCGTTAAACTGTTTGTACGCTTCTTCAATAATGGCATTGTTTGATCTTTTTATCTCCCAGTAATTATCCTCCACCCATGGTTTGCAATCAGAATGTTCAACAAGTTGCCCATTCTTGTATAAACCAGCTAGACATTTATAGAACGAAAAACACtttagaaatattttacttGAACAGGAAAACTTTTAGTCAAGCAAGGTCATAGACAATAGCTGCATCCCAGACAGGTCAGTGATACCACTGGATGATTGTGTGGTAGGTAAATACTTTGTTCAACAATTGAACTTAATCTGAGGAATGGAATAACAAGTTACTAGTCACAGTACAATAACACACTAATTAACAAATATACCTTTGATGGTATCATCAATGTCTTTGCATAATTGGTACAAGTCACTTCCACGTCCGACAACTCTTTCAcctacaatttaaaaacagaaaaaaatatttaatacttAGAGTTAAAGTTATGAAAAAGactgaatgaaaataatatgtacagtatatgtatatattaatcTATCTTACCATCCAGCACCTTGATGTTGGGGAACATCTCAAGAACTATATTTCTATATGCTGCGTTCCTGCACACTGTGTAGAAAGAAAGCCATTGTGAGTTAATTTATCAAGAATTGCCATCCACCAGATAGCGTACAAATAAAGTCCCCAAAACTTACCTGGATTAGTGTAAttgtaagtgttgtctttaagACGTATATTTTCTAGCTTTCTTAAAGGCTGAAGGCAGTGTAGGTTCTCAATGCTGTTCAAAAACCAAATAGATGAGATGGTTTTACAAGACCAATTCAgaatattgttattaaaaatataacagTATCAAAAACAATTATGTTTGATATCAAAACCAGATTaaaatttatttgtataatatgtaatCAACTTTGTAGTTGGTGACATATTCACGTTAATTTTGGGTAAGTATTTGGTCATAGTGATACCTGGATATGATATTACCAGCCAGGTTTAAGTTCTGTAAACTGTCACAATTGCGCAGGGGCTCtgaaagtacagaaaaaaataacactgcaTTAAACAATCTAACTATATTCATGTTGGAGTGAACATATAGCATGGAAATAAAAAGGTGCCCCTGAAATCTTACCTAAATTGGAAATCCTGTTGGCAGACAAACACAGTACAGAGACAAGCCGAAGAGATGCTAGAGGTGCTAAGTTTGTGATGTTATTTCCAGAGAGGTCCAGTTTCTCTAAATTCATACACTCGCCAATGCATCCAAGATCATGTATTCCTGTAAGACATGCAATGCAAAATCTGAAAGCTcaaatagtatatatatatatatatgtatatatatatatgtatagtatagtagagtatacattttaaatcttaCCAAGACCTCTCAATTTGAGAAAAAGTATAGACTCCAAATCAAATTCCCCTGTACGTGACTTGAGCAGCACAGAAGTTATCTTTTCACAGTCTGCATCTGAAAGAATCAAGACAAATAAGATTGCAGATTAACAAACCATGTTCACTTTTCTATTCTTATTTATGCAATACAATCACAGTCCTTTTTTGTGAGTCAGCGCTGCAAAAGCAGAATGCTTGAAGCACTGTGTCCGATCTGTTCAAACAACCTATGGCTGCAATCATTATCTGAATGGCAAATACAATTCCAGCTGACCAAGATTTTGATATCTGGCGGCACACTGGGCTTTTCGTCTGCCAGCTCGAGAGGAAATGGTCCCTAACAGGCAACTGCACTGTTCTTTGTTGTTTGTGATGGTTTAGCATGTCAGTCGCATCCATGAATAACACGAGTAAGCTATATTTGGTTTAATTTCCTCAGGCAGAATGAGTCTCTAACTCTAACTACACTTGAATACTCTTTCATGAGCctgcagaaataaaacaataccCTGACGAAAACAAAATACTTATCGAGTTAACCAGAAATAATGATGCTGGGGGCTATTTTCTATTTGCCATTGACATCAACGCagcagtttacattttttttttactttatatataaattattatgtAAGAACTGGCAGACAGAGTTCTATAACACCACTACAAAATGGGGAAACAATCCTGGGTGGGATAAGTAGGGCCAACAAAAACATATCTTGCTTATGTCACCACCCGCTAAGATGATGTTGTTTAGCTTAGCTTGACACCATTAAATGTTGTTAGCGTTAGTACCTGTTAGCTGTGAGGCAGCGGATGCGTGATTCCATGATATTGATTCAGCCGGATGAAAGTGGGTGTGTTGTTTAATCAAAATGGTAATTGTtcgtttttttccctctgatgATGACACACGTAAAATGTTATGCAACGAACGATACGTTGTAAGCGACATCTTAGCCGCAGCTAGCTAGCACAAGCCGCTAGCAAAGTAGCAACAAGCTATCCTTTACAACTTACCTTGGTCTTTTTCTCGCTTAGAGTCCATCGTGGGCAACTTTGAAACTTAGAAAGCTACCTATCGCAATAAAAAGCGATGGTTTTAATCAATGCAGTGGAGAGACAAGGCAGTGGTTATTTGGGGGAAATGTGAAATTGGAATCTGTCCTGGGGTGCAGTCAGGACAGGCTCACTGTGCTGCAATAGAGCTAGCACGCAGGTGGATGAGACGCACTCTCTGCAGTCCAGCATAGCACCAGCagagacagaggcaaagcaCCATGAGTTAGATGGAAGATGACGACGTGGTTGGAAAATTGTTGCAGTATTTGTTCAGTGTTGTTTCCGTGCAACAGGttaaatttaaattgtgttCTAAGGCACTTATTCAACAATTGGGTTTGGTCTTCCATATGTTTAGTGGTGGAACTGTGCTAACGTAAGTCAATTCCGAATAGTAATTAAGTAATTTAGTAACCATAGCAACGTTATAGCCTAATTAAATCTGAAggataaaaaatgaacattctACTATGTCTTATCCAATCGGGGGTGAAATAACCCACACAGACATGGAATTATCTaagttattttaattcattaatgtagtttgtttttattatgattttcatttgttttgaaaaaagagagaaggcaaATTTGATTAAGAGGAAGTAACTGGGTTCCAGACTTTTTGTCAATGCGTACACACATTACCAGTAATGGGAAGTAACTAAgtttatttactcaagtagcctactgtacattagtaaataaaaaataaataaaaaaagacaggaaatgcACTTCGagtatttcatttatgtttCCACTCCACTACATTGCAGGTAAAGGCTAATCAACTGCATTTATGTGGCATAGTTACCATAATTGCAGATTGagagtttatacaaaacataatatgattagttaaattttttttattgcattttagaTTAAATGACCTAAAACTGGCCTACAGCTTATAAAGGTTGTTCGCATGCAACTGGCATGCACAGAAAAGCTGGGGCATAaaattaggcctacatatatCATGATAACctatttgtttttatcaacattGGACAGCTCCACGAGACAGCCTCTTCATTACCAGCAGGTTAtagaacacatttatttatttatttagttatttaccTGAGGTCCTATTGCCTTGACTCCGTTGGACAGCAGCTGGGTGCTTAAGCTGATCAGTTCGCAGCTCTTGGACTCTGCAGGCAGCCTCCACTGGCTCCGACACAACTGGACGCTGctcttcttttattcttttttctctctcatgttTTTAATGCATCCGCTAAGCCTACGGTTTACAGTCATGGCGGACATCTTCTCTAAGaacaacaacgacaacaacaacaacaacaacatgttttgAGAGTTTGCAGCGTCGTCGGCGCGGAGACTTTGTCTTTGCCGCGGACCCCTATGTCTTTCATTGAGAAAAGGCTTTGGACGTTCAGTGTTGTGAATGTGTACAAGCAACACATTGTTTGATTAAGATGGGAAATAAGCAAACAATATTTACCGACGAGCAACTTGATGCCTATCAGGTAAGCTTGCATGCCCATGCAGCATGTTGGATGAGCTGTGTCCAACTCCAGACCCATGACCATTATGTTAAAGCATAACATTAGTGAGTAAAGAACTATAGGCGTTGTAATGTTCGTACTCATTTAGCCTACTGTCAGTGTTTAAAGGCTTACTTCCACGttaccttattattattattattaggctgCTATTACTTTTcttaatatttgtattattatatatcacTAGTACCTTTATTTCTTAATAATCACCAAGTCACTCCTCTTGACAGTGGAACCCCATGTGTCTTGGATTTAATAGGCAAAGCAAAAAAGGCTACTGAACATTTTATACGaatagagaaaaagacaaatatatatgtTCAACATTAGTCAATAATACCAGGTGGTTCCCATCAGTTAAGGATAGGCAATCATTATTTTCCTCCTAAAGTGTGGTCAGTTATGTCTTTAAATATGGACAAGGTTTTGATTCCATTGCAAACTGGAGGATCTTGTGTTTGTTCTGCCACCAACTGAGAAGATCTGGCCTGTTTTTCCCTGTAGCAATAATCCAGGTTTTCTTTGGAATAAACACATCTTCATGTACACAGGTGTGGACTTAATAATTGATGCCAAGCGGGTGTGACAGGCTGTGAAACTCTACTCTCaggagatgttttttgttgtttctcaaGAGCCTCTCTGGTTACTCCTGCCGCTCTCACAAAAAAGCATAATCACACACAGTTGATATCTGGTTGCCTTATAGTTTCATACtatatagtttttgttttctttgttcaccaacacttctttattattttttctctgtATTGGCTTTACTCATAGTGTCATCTAACATGATAGAGACTAGTAAGTCATGATGAATAGTCAGATATTGCTTTACATATACAATCATCATTAACCCAAATAGGTAGGCCTGTTTTGACAAGAGTGGATAGATCTGTCTGTTCAGCTCTCTGCAATCTGTTCTCATTCAGGAGCTCAGACAGAGTGGCTGCAAGGGAAAATGTAAAGTGCTGTGCCTCCTGTAGGACTGTTGGATAATGTCGGTTGCCAACACGTGCATGTCAGACAAGAGCAGATCATGTTCCCCTTGCCACACCATTCCTATTGCAAATGGCAGTTGAGAACACTCGCACACGTTATTACTGAAGAGACACCAGACACTTCAAAGGGACCgtaatgttattttatgtgACTCAGATATGTGTCATTGAAAGTGTTTAATGGAATATCTAAATATGTATAGTAACATAAACAATATGTCATACACTACAGTCCTTTTACCAAAACTTCAGTATTGCTCATACTTGTGCTTTGACatgctgtttttctcttgttGCAGGACTGTACGTTTTTCACCCGCAAAGAAATTCTGCGGTAAGAATTTGATCAAGTGTACTGATCTAGACTAGGCTGGTACAAAGATCTAGAAAGCTCTGTCCTGTAACAGCATCATTATGTTACCTAAACCTTTGAAAGTCATGTTAACCTTTTGACTGCGGTGTTGTTTTCAGTGTcacatttcttcctcttttgcTATTTGCAACCTCCAAacctacaaaaataaaataaatatgattctACTCTTTGTGATTGCACAAGGTATCGTGGCTCGTCGGGCAGGGTCACTTCTCTCATCCTGTCAGTTGATGACAGgcagaaattaaacaaatagcTTGCTTTTCTTCTTATTGGAATCAACATGATGCTCATGTTTCACTATCTTTTATCAGTGGCTCTAGATGTTGGAAGATAAATAGCTacttaaagaaattaaatgctGATACTCAAGAATGCTGCAGTATAATATTACAAAAGGATAAAAGTTGCAGTATGCAGGAATTTTGTCTTCTAAAATTACACAAACCATCAAGAATTAATGAAGGATTAAAATTCAACATGCTTGTTCGATcatacatgtgtttttaattgtaaagCAGAGGTGATAAAGAAAAACTCTATTTTAGGGTTTAACTTAGTACCCTACATTAAAATCACAGTACTGCCAACCTTTCGTCAACAATGAGATAtctgattttgtcttttttcctcgTAAGATTTCACTGCATTTatgctgcttttttcttttcaacaaaacAGTTTGTTCGTGTTCCCCCTCAGTGATATTGGTTTGTCTTTAATTCCAAAGCCATCAGTGAACTGGAAACTAAATTGACAATCAACAGTGGACATAATTGGGTCCTACACTTTTACAAGCTTCAACACtccttgtttttgtctctggCCTAGTTATGTAACATCAAAGAAGGAGGTTATCACAAATTGTCATCAGGTCATAGTAATGTGAAACCTTCAGCCACACTAGATACTACCCTTTGAGTGTTTTGTATCTTGTTTTGGAAATAAAACCTAATGTCAACGGGCTACATTTGCGGGAGCAGTACTATCCAAGCATTTTCCACGCTTGGTACATTCCAACTGCAGGTGTACCTGTTTATTTGACAGGTTTATCTAAATTAATTGAAGTGAGTGTCCCTGCTGCTCTGGCAACGCAGGTACACCATGATCAGATTAGTCAAAGGACAGAGTGAAAGGGAGGCTGGAGATAAGCACCCCCTTTCTTCACACTATTATTCATCATTATTCTTAATAATGAATGGCATATAATTCAAGGTTCTCACAGAAAAGTGAAGGACAGAAGAGAGAACAAGAGGCTTATTACGTCACTTTGTGCTACAAATttcttgaaaaaacaacaggttCTCTCAGAATAAATTACGTTTTTTCTtatcatatatatttaataCTGTTGAACACATgctttaaacatgtaaacatctGATAATATACACTGTTTACTGTCATATCCACCTACctcagatatacagtataagcaACATGTTATATTATTAATTCTTCATTTCTTTCAGCATCAATTGCACCTTTGCATTGACCTATTGTCTTACTGTTTATAATCCCCACTGAGCTTTTGGTTTACATCTATATACAGTAGGtgtttaaaaagtcaatgtttgtttttttagaagtcgatatagttttttttttttttaaatggcactAAAGCAGAAACATTCAGCGAAATGTAACTTTTCaaaacatgtgtttattttttcattctaGGTTGCATGGCAGATATCATGAGTTGGCTCCACATCTTGTACCAATGGACTACACCAATGAACCTGATTGTAAACTGCCTTTAGCCTTAATAGTCAACATGCCAGAGTTAAAGGTAAACAATTCTTCTTTTGCAGTATTTCAATAAGTCCTGTGTTGTACTTCTTTCATAATGGATTAGCCGTACTTTGCTTTTCCACCAGCAGTGTGTACCTTTGTTGCGCACCCACTACTCATGTGGACAGACACCCAATCAATACACACTCTCTTTCAGGAGACAGAAATAATTTTTACCTTTTGTCATCACTGATCTGATTTCATGACACCACATTTCGTAACCGCATAAAGGTTTATGTGCCATGTAACACTATGGCTCTCCATCCCTCCTATTTTGAAGCACCTGCCATTTGAAAAGAACATCCAGGATTTTAGAAATGGCATGCTGCAGAACATTGCAGCTACATTTACCTCTACCTTTCTCCTCCGCACCAGACACAAGTACCACACTATGTTATATGGATTCCTTTTCCACCAGCACAGAGACTCATAATGTGTCCTTTCTCTGGGCATAATTGGCGCTTGCCTGTTAAACTGTCACACAGTGGCAGTGCCTGTAAGGATGAAGAAGAAGTTACCTAAATTGCTCTACAACTCCCTAACCATAAATATATGCATATCTTGCTGAGTTTTTATGAGTTGTGTTGAGTCGACTGGACTGATTCAGGCAACATGTCTGATGCGATGTCTGTTTACACAAATAGCTTATTTTGCTGAGCTTGAACATGCACCTCTGGACAACAGCTGTATGTATATTGCAAGTCTCTGAACGCTGCCACTTCAGTGTGAATTTATAGCAAGTCAAGTTACATAGGGTGTAAAATCTTCAGAAGCAACTTATGGTTGAGTAGTcaagaagaaaataatgtcTTCACCATACCAGCAAAGAGAGGAAGTCAGTCTACCTCTGTAGATTATGTAAAAACTGTTTGACAACAGcgtgaaaaaacaacatctgcactgtttatgtaaatgttgtCAACCgctttgtctttttgtaggAAAACCCGTTCTGCAACCGGATTGTAGAGTCTTTTTCAGAGGATGGGATGGGGAATCTTAGCTTCAATGAATTTGTGGACATGTTCTCAGTCCTCAGTGAAATGGCTCCTAGAGAACTGAAGGCCATATATGCCTTTAAAATATATGGTAATGTGAAATCCTGAAACATTCCATTATTATTCATCAAATTTCTCAGAACTAAATAAACTGAAACTTTGTGCGTTTTTTTTCTATAACTCTTTGTTGCCCACAGATTTCAATGTGGATAATTACCTGTGCAAAGAGGACCTGGAAAAGACTCTAAATAGGCTGACGAAGGAGGAGTTGACT contains:
- the lrrc61 gene encoding leucine-rich repeat-containing protein 61 isoform X3 codes for the protein MNLEKLDLSGNNITNLAPLASLRLVSVLCLSANRISNLEPLRNCDSLQNLNLAGNIISSIENLHCLQPLRKLENIRLKDNTYNYTNPVCRNAAYRNIVLEMFPNIKVLDGERVVGRGSDLYQLCKDIDDTIKAGLYKNGQLVEHSDCKPWVEDNYWEIKRSNNAIIEEAYKQFNDVLHECRLLNNRATHIISQTERSMSLKKQPKQYAI
- the lrrc61 gene encoding leucine-rich repeat-containing protein 61 isoform X2; this translates as MDSKREKDQDADCEKITSVLLKSRTGEFDLESILFLKLRGLGIHDLGCIGECMNLEKLDLSGNNITNLAPLASLRLVSVLCLSANRISNLEPLRNCDSLQNLNLAGNIISSIENLHCLQPLRKLENIRLKDNTYNYTNPVCRNAAYRNIVLEMFPNIKVLDGERVVGRGSDLYQLCKDIDDTIKAGLYKNGQLVEHSDCKPWVEDNYWEIKRSNNAIIEEAYKQFNDVLHECRLLNNRATHIISQTERSMSLKKQPKQYAI
- the lrrc61 gene encoding leucine-rich repeat-containing protein 61 isoform X1, which codes for MSLTTYRSLHNILRVSSSEGKKRTITILIKQHTHFHPAESISWNHASAASQLTDADCEKITSVLLKSRTGEFDLESILFLKLRGLGIHDLGCIGECMNLEKLDLSGNNITNLAPLASLRLVSVLCLSANRISNLEPLRNCDSLQNLNLAGNIISSIENLHCLQPLRKLENIRLKDNTYNYTNPVCRNAAYRNIVLEMFPNIKVLDGERVVGRGSDLYQLCKDIDDTIKAGLYKNGQLVEHSDCKPWVEDNYWEIKRSNNAIIEEAYKQFNDVLHECRLLNNRATHIISQTERSMSLKKQPKQYAI
- the cib2 gene encoding calcium and integrin-binding family member 2 isoform X2, yielding MDCTFFTRKEILRLHGRYHELAPHLVPMDYTNEPDCKLPLALIVNMPELKENPFCNRIVESFSEDGMGNLSFNEFVDMFSVLSEMAPRELKAIYAFKIYDFNVDNYLCKEDLEKTLNRLTKEELTPEEVQLVCEKAIEEADLDGDSKLSFADFENMITRAPDFLSTFHIRI
- the cib2 gene encoding calcium and integrin-binding family member 2 isoform X1, with the translated sequence MGNKQTIFTDEQLDAYQDCTFFTRKEILRLHGRYHELAPHLVPMDYTNEPDCKLPLALIVNMPELKENPFCNRIVESFSEDGMGNLSFNEFVDMFSVLSEMAPRELKAIYAFKIYDFNVDNYLCKEDLEKTLNRLTKEELTPEEVQLVCEKAIEEADLDGDSKLSFADFENMITRAPDFLSTFHIRI